Proteins from a single region of Harmonia axyridis chromosome 4, icHarAxyr1.1, whole genome shotgun sequence:
- the LOC123677482 gene encoding F-box only protein 42 produces the protein MASIYDLPDEIVEYILFFVSPYDDLHSCMSVSKQWRKYVKNVVKIRKRNLNKSIANFDVKWNTYEPSEDNRCIGRRYSHAASFLDNSMYIFGGCTCSMTTFNDLWKYDLSKREWIRPLATGTYPSPKACSSLVKYSNKLVLFGGWTYPPSYPLYQSCHLFNELHVYDIQNNHWNVVETSVKPPPMAGHSISVIDNNMIVFGGLAKNEDLVECQKSCDVWKLNLDDWTWIKLVVHGPQTPNARFGQTQVVLNSENILILGGSGGIHVDYSDAWILNWFKENNTWKWIKVEVRGRANQPKNIWGNPGCKVDNKVVFLNRLQTDTIFPLNSSRSHPEYSRENTQASSSSNKQPDLDDNVNGKWGTLRDIAIPLWKPPKEDAEGDMVEDNDSNLQRILPNDKLFRAELNRRKIYYKQRQSEAKRKQNRSKHCLGLYVLDLEHATDDKPYVTWLTPKNFNKGPQETILYTLVEGNSELIMFGGIESDGANIGIVNNPPITNSIHIMSCNIDVI, from the exons ATGGCATCTATATACGATTTGCCCGATGAGATAGTAGAATACATATTATTCTTCGTTTCACCTTATGATGATCTGCATTCTTGTATGTCTGTATCTAAACAATGGAGAAAATATGTTAAAA aTGTTGTTAAAATTAGAAAGAGAAATCTCAATAAATCTATTGCTAATTTTGATGTGAAATGGAATACTTATGAACCATCTGAAGACAATAGATGCATTGGCAGAAGATATTCCCATGCAGCTTCATTTTTGGATAATTCAATGTACATATTTGGAGGTTGTACTTGCTCAATGACAACATTCAACGACTTATGGAAATATGATTTGTCAAAAAGAGAATGGATAAGGCCTTTAGCTACTGGAACCTATCCATCTCCTAAAGCTTGCAGCTCTCTTGTTAAATATAGTAATAAATTGG TTTTATTTGGAGGGTGGACATACCCACCTTCTTATCCATTATATCAAAGTTGCCATTTATTTAATGAGCTCCATGTTtatgatattcaaaataatcacTGGAATGTGGTTGAAACATCTGTCAAACCACCACCAATGGCTGGACATTCAATATCTGTTATAGATAATAATATGATAGTATTTGGAGGTCTTGCGAAGAATGAAGATCTTGTAGAATGCCAAAAGTCATGTGATGTATGGAAGTTGAATTTAGATGACTGGACTTGGATAAAACTAGTAGTACATG GACCTCAAACACCAAATGCTCGTTTTGGTCAAACTCAGGTGGTTTTAAATAGTGAGAATATATTGATTCTCGGGGGTTCTGGAGGTATCCATGTAGATTATTCTGATGCTTGGATACTCAATTGGtttaaagaaaataatacatGGAAATGGATTAAAGTAGAAGTCAGAGGCAGAGCAAACCAGCCGAAAAATATCTGGGGAAACCCTGGTTGCAAG GTGGATAATAAAGTTGTCTTTCTCAATAGACTGCAAACAgatacaatttttccattgaatAGTTCTAGAAGTCATCCCGAATATAGTAGAGAAAACACGCAAGCAAGCTCTTCATCTAATAAGCAGCCTGATTTGGATGACAATGTTAATGGCAAGTGGGGCACCTTGAGAGACATAGCTATTCCCTTG tgGAAACCTCCAAAAGAAGATGCTGAGGGTGACATGGTTGAAGATAATGATTCAAATCTGCAGAGGATATTACCAAATGACAAATTGTTCAGAGCTGAATTgaatagaagaaaaatatattacaaaCAAAGACAGAGTGAAGCAAAGAGAAAGCAAAACCGATCCAAGCATTGCCTTGGTCTGTATGTTCTGGATTTGGAACATGCAACTGATGATAAACCCTATGTGACATGGCTTACgccaaaaaattttaataaaggACCACAAGAAACCATTTTATATACTTTGGTGGAAGGAAATTCAGAATTGATCATGTTTGGAGGTATAGAAAGTGATGGTGCTAATATAGGAATAGTAAATAATCCTCCTATTACAAATTCCATACATATAATGTCCTGCAATATTGATGTGATATGA